TGTATGACGCCGACGACCTTGATCAGGCGACGATGCAGGCAATCGCCAGGGAAATGAACCTTTCCGAGACGGTCTTCGTCAATCGCTCGGGCAACCCGGCACATGCGGCTTCGCTGCGTATCTTCACGCCATCAGGTGAATTGCCTTTTGCGGGACACCCGACTGTTGGTGCCGCTGTCGCCATCGCCGAGCGCAATCGCAAGGATGGCGATGATGACGTCGATATGGTCTGTGTGCTTGAAGAGAAGGTGGGCCCTGTCCGTTGTGCGGTAAAGATGCGCGCCGGCGCCGTCAGCTTCGCCGAATTCGACCTGCCGCGCAAATCCTCCCGTGTCGAGCTGCCGCTCGATCATGCGGCACTTGCCGATGCGCTGGGCGTCAGCGAAGGCCATCTGGGTTTTGAAAATCACGTGCCGTCGATCTGGACGGCCGGTGTGCCGTTTCTGCTCGTGCCCCTCCACAATATCGCCGCCGTGCGTGACATGGATTTCGACGCCAATTTGTGGCTGCGCACCGCGCCGCTCGTCGAAGGGCTGCTGACGGCGGCCTATATCTACTGTCGCGGCGGCGTCAACCACGCGGCTAAGTTCCATGCCCGCATGTTCTCTCCGGATATGGGCATTTCGGAAGATCCGGCCACCGGTTCGGCGGCTGCCGCCCTTTCCGGCGCCATCCACCATTTTGATGGCCTGACCGACGGACATTATCCGCTCCTCATCGAGCAGGGCGTGGAAATGGAACGACCGTCCCACATCCACCTGCGCATGGACATCAAGGACGGCGAAATCGCCCGCGCCCGCATCGGCGGCCACGCGGTGCGTGTTGCATCGGGTGTGTTCGATATTTGATGTCAGTGAGCCGGTAAGTTCACGTCGTTTAAGAACGACGAAACAGCCAGCAAGCCAAAGAAAAACCCCGGTCTCTCGACCGGGGTTTTATGATGTCTGCGTCAGCCAGATCAGTTGAACCGGCCCGCCGCATGGGCAAGCATCGTATAGACCTTGCCGGTATCGGAGGTGAGGTAGGACTGGGTGACGCTCCGGTCGCGGTCCGTGCGGGCCACATCGGCCAGCAGCTTTTCGAAATCGGTGATGTAGCGATCCACGGCGGTGCGGAATTCGGCTTCCCGCTCGTATTTGCGCTTGATCTCGTCAAACGTCGTCTGGCCCTTCAGCGTGTAGAGGCGACGGGTGAAGACGTCGCGCTCGCCGCGCTGGTAACGGCGCCACAGTTCCACCGAGGCATCGTGGTCAATGGCGCGGGCGATATCGACCGAGAGCGAGTTCAGCGATTCGACCATGTGCCGCGGGTTGCGGGTGTCGGCCGCACGGGTCGGCTGCTGTTCGGCGCTGGCGCGGGGAGCAGAAGCCGCAGAGGTTTCCTGACCGTCACGCGAGGCGCCGCGCAGCAGATCGCTGATCCAGCCGCCGCCTTCTTCACGACGTCCGGCAGGGTTTGCCGCAACCGGTTGAGCGGGGGCGGGTGCCTGGCGATTTTCGGTTTGCCGGTTTTCGACCTGGCGATTCTCAAGCGGCAGGGAACCGCGCAGTGCGGCCGGCGCGGGGGCAGGCTGCGGCTGCGCCGGGCGCTGCGGTACCGGAGCGGCTGCTGCCGGCTGCGGACGTGTTTCGACACGGCGCTCGGCGGCAGGCTGGGTAGCGGCAATGGCGCGGGCGACGGGTTCGGAGACTTCCATCTGGTGGGTCGAACGGCCAACAAGCTGGGAAATATCCTGCAACGCCTTGATCTGCTCGGAAACGGCGCGACGCATGGCGGCCGCACTTTCCTTGGCTTCTTCCGGCAGGTCGAATGCGCCACGCTTCAGTTCGGCACGGGTCGCATCCAGCTCGCGGCGGATATCGTGGCTGGAGCGGCGGATCTCGTCGGTCGCACCGGCAAAGCGGCTGACGGCCTCTTCGACGGCCTGACGCAGCGTCTCCTTGAGGTTGGCGGCGGCGGCATTGGATTTTTCCGAGGCGCTGCCCAGGAGATTGTCGACTTCCGAGAGCGAGGATTCGACACCGCCGCGCAGGCGGTTGACCAGCTCGTCGGAATATTTCTGCGCGTCGGACAGCGTGCTTTCAATCGAGCGGCTGGCATCCTGGCCGGCGGAGAGCAGGGCGCCCCGCATGGTCTGTGCCGCCGAGCGGGCGCGTTGTTCGGTCTCATCCAGCGAGCGGCCGATATCGGTAAACGACGCCTGCAGGTTGTCGCGCAGATTGCCGGCAACGTTCTGCGAACGCTCTTCGGCTTCGTTGAGCGTGGTTTCCACCACGCCGACGACGTTGCGCATGGCGCTTTCGATTTCCTCGGAGCGTTTGACGAGGCCGACCGACAGGCTGCGGAGTGCGTCCTGACGCTCCTCCAGCGTGCCGACGAGGCTCGATTGCGCCGCATTGAGCAGTTCGGAGGCCTGGCTCAGCACCTTCGAATGTTCCTCGAAGCGGCCGACGATGCCGGCAACCTGGGCCAGCGTCTGGCCGGAAATATTCGACAGGCGGTCGATCTTTCCTTCGAGCAGACGGCTGGAGCTGGAGACCATGTCGGCGGCCTGCGAAGCGCTATCGGAGAAGCGGGTCGCAGAGGCGTTCAGCGCCTCATCGGCCGTGCCGAATTCCTGTGCGGCGCGCTCGACGGCGGAGTTGAAGTTGGAAGCCGACTTTTCGACGATTTCGGCCATGCTGTTATGGGTCTGCGACAGCATATCCGTGCTCTGGCGGGTGGCGGCGACCAGCTTGTTGGCGGCATCGCTGCCCGAGCGGGCATATTTGTCGATACCCTCTTCGACGGCATCCGCCATGGCGGTGTGGGTCTGCGACAGCATGTCGGTGCTCTGGCGGGTGGCGGCGACAAGCTTGCTTGCCGCATCCGTGCCGGCATTGGCGTAATCGCTGATCGCCTGTTCCACCATGCCGACCATGCCGCTGTTGCTCTGCGACAGAAGTTCTGCGCTCTGCTGGGCAGCGGAAACGATCTTTTCGGCGGCTTCACGGCCAATGGTGGCGTATTCGTCGACCACCGGCTTGGCTTTTTCCTCGATCAGGCGCGACAGTTCGGCAGAACGGCTGGCCAGCATCGAGTTGAGTTCGCGGGTGCGGTTATCCAGCGTCGAGCGGATGGATTCGCCGCGCGCGTCGAGGGCCGATTCGACACCCGTCAGCGTCTCGGAAATGACACCGACCTGAGAGCGGACGACGGCTTCAGCCTCGGCCACCTTGTTGACGATGATGTTGCCGGCTTCCGAGAAGGTCTGGGCAACGGCTGCGGCCTGGCCGGAAAGACGTGTCTGTGCATCCGAAATGCGGTTGACGATCTCGCCGGAGCGTTCCTCGATGGCCTTGGTGAAGGCCTCGTTCTGCGCCTGGACCTGGTCGGCAAATTCCGAACCGGACTTGGCGAGCAGGGCAGATGAGCGAACGGCTTCATCGCCGATGCTCTGGGTGGCGGAAACGACCGCGCCGCGCAGGCTGACTGCTAGATCGCTCGCCTTGCCTTCAATGGTACGGTTGACGTTTTCGAGGCCGATCGTCAGCGCCCGGTCCATGGTGCCGAGGCGTTCGTCGATACGGGCTGTGCCGGTATCGAAGGTTTCGGCCAGACGGGTGGTGCGGCTTTCGAACGTGTCGGTAACACGTGTCGTCTGCTCGTCCAGAATGCCGGTGATGCGCTCGGCTGCTTCGTCGCTGGTGCGGGCAAAGACCGCAGTCTTGTCTTCCAGCGCCTCTGCGAAGCGGCGGCCGGCATCTTCGATCGATGTGTTCACATTGGCCAGATCACCGCCAACGCGGGCCTGCAACGTGTCGAGCGACGTTTCGATACGTGCACCTGTCTCGTCGAGACGGGTGGTGACGTTGCCGATCGAGGTTTCGATGCGGGAAGAGAGGGCGTCTGTCGCGCCGCCGATTTCGCGGGCGGCTTCGCCGATCTTGACGGCGATGTCGCCGGCGCTGTTGCGAAGACGTTCTTCGAGCGTCGCAGCGCTTCCGTCGATTGCCTTCTGCAGCGTGTCCTGCTGGGTTTCGAGCGACAGTTCGAGCATGCTGGCGCTGGAAGCGACAGTGGTGCCGATCATCATTGCCTGCTCGGAGAGCATGTCACCCATCTGGGTAGTGGCCGAGCTCAGTGTCGCTGCCATATCCGCGTGGCGCTGGTCGAGCGCGGTGCGGATATCCTCATGCGATTGCGACAGATTGCTTTCGAGGCGGGAGACCCCTTCTTCCACCGTCTGTGCAAAACGGCTGCTGCCATCTTCCACAACGGTTTCGATGCGGTTGGCCGCGCCAGAAACGCTCTGCTCGATCAGGCCGCTATTGCGCTCCAGCGAACCGGCAATGCGTTCCGCCTGTGAGCCGAGCATGGTTTCCAGCCGCTCGTGGCCGCTGGCAAGGGCGTTTTCAAGTGTAAACGCCGTGGCTTCGAGGCGCTGTCCGACACCGGCCGCCGCAAGCGAAAGCGACGATGTTCTCGCATCCATTGCCTCGGCAATCCGCTCCTCGACACCCGAAATCGTCATGTCGAGCGCCATGGTCCGGCTGTCGAGTGCATCGGCGATGCGTTCTTCCGCGCCGGAAACGATGCCGGAAAGGGCAGCCGTCCGGCTGTCCAGCGCGCCGGCAATACGGTCCTCCACGCCGGAAACGGCGCCGTGCAGGGCGGCGGTGCGGCTGTCGAGAATATCGGCAATCTTTTCCTCGACGCCGGAGAAGCTCATGTCGAGCGCCATGGTTCGGCTGTCGAGTACGTCTGTGATCCGCTCTTCCGCGCCGGAAACGACGTTTTTCAACGAATCCGTGCGGCTGTCGAGCGCGCCGGCAATACGGGTCTCGGCGCTTGCCACCAGCTCGCCAAGAGCTGCGGTGCGCGTATCGAGCGCATCGGCGATTTTCTCTTCTGCCCCGGAAAATGCCATGTCGAGCGCCATGGTACGGCTGTCAAGCGTATCGGCGATGCGTTCTTCGGCACCCGAAACCACGGCATTGAGCGCGGCGGTACGACCGTCAAGCGTTTCGGCGATACGGGTCTCGGCACCGGCAACAACGTCGCCGAAGGTGGTCGTGCGGCTGTCGAGCGCACCGGCGATCTTCTCTTCGGCGCTGGCGACGATGCCGGCAAGGGCGGATGTGCGGCTGTCGAGTGTTTCGGAAAGCCTTTCCTCGACATTGGCGAAGGTCATGTCGAGCGACAGAGTACGGCTGTCCATCGTGTCGGCGATGCGTTCCTCGACGCCGGAAATCGTGCTGGAAAGAGCAGCCGTGCGACCGTCAAGCGTCTCGGCGATACGGCTCTCCGCGCCGGAGACGACGTCGTGCAGGGCAGCCGTGCGGCTTTCCAGCGTGTCGGAAATACGGTCCTCGATACCGGAGACGGCACCGGTGATGGCGGCGGCCCGGGTTTCGAGTGTCTCCGACAGACGGCGTTCGACATCGGCAACAACGCTGTTGATTGCGGCTGCACGTTCGTCAAGCATCGCTGCGAGGCGTTCGGCCGTGCCGGAGACAGAGCCGGTAATGGCCAGCGAACGGCTGGCAAGCGCTTCGTCAAAACGATCCTGGCTGGCCGAAAGTGCGCCGAACAGGGCATTGCTGCGTTCCGCCAGCACGTTGTCGATCTTCTCGTGCGAATTGGCGAAGGCATTGGTGATTTCGGCAGTGCGCTGGCCAATCGCGTCGCTGAACTCGCGGGTGCGGGTTTCCAGCGCGCTTTCAAGCATTTCCTGGCCGGTGCCCAGCGCGGTTGCAAGCGCCAGAGACTGATCGGTCATGGTATTGCCGATGCGCTCAAGACCGCTGTTCAGCATGGTATCGAGGGCTTCGGAGCCGCCGGCAACGGTTTCGTTGATGCGGGCGAGGCTTTCCATCAACTTGCTGTCGAGGCTGCCGGCGCGCTGGTCGAAGGCGCTGGCAAATTCCGCCACATGCTCGTCAAAGGCCGAGTTGACCTGGCCAACCGTCGCCTGCAGCCGCTCTTCATAGAGGCCGGAACGCAGATCGAGATCCATGATCGCATCATCAGCCGTGCTCTGCAGGCTCTGGCGGAAGGAGAGACCCTTTTCCTCAAGCGTCGTCGAAAGCTTGTCGAGCACGGTATCCAGCGAACCGCCGATGATCTGCTGGCCGCGATCAATATTGCGGTTGAGTTCCAGCGTGCGCGTGGACAGCGTTTCGTTGAGTTGGCGGGTGCGCTCCTCAAGCGCGCTGTTGAGGCTTTCGGCACCGCTATCCAGCGTCGAAGCATGGATTGCGAACCGCTCAAGCAGCACTTCGCCGCGCTCATCCAGCGTCGAGGCAAGATTGTGCAGGCGCATGTCGAATTCGTTCGACAGGGTCGAACCTGAGGAATTCAATGCCTGAAGCAGGTTTTCAGTCTTGGCGGCGATCAGGCTGCCCATGGCTTCGGTGGAAGCGCGCGATTTTTCAAGCAGGGCGGCGGAGCGCGTATCGATCATCGAGGCGAAGGCTTCGCCTGTCGTGGCAAGCCGCATCGAAAGCTCTTCGCCAACGATGGAAAGCTCTTCCTTGATCTGTTCCTGTGCGCCAACGATGGACGAGCGGATGCGCTCGGCATGGTTGACGATGGCGTCGCGCTCGGCGGTCAGTTCCTGCACAAGGCTGCGGACGCGCAGTTCATTGTCGGCATAGCTGCGCTCAAGCGCGTTGACTTCAGAATGGACCAGCGTTTCCAGTTCCGTCGCACGTGCAATGGTGCGCTCGATACCGTCATTCATGGCCGAAACTTCACGGCGAACCGCCTGGCCCACGGACATGATGCGATCGGAGGCAACGGTTTCAGGCTCGGCAAGGCGAAGAGCGACTTCGGCCATCGAGCGGGCGGCGTTACGCAGATCGCGGGCACGCGCCATCATGATCGCGAAGGCGAAGAACAGCATGACGGGAACGAGGATGCCGACGACGATCGCCATCAGGCCGGGAATTGCGGTGAGGTCGGCCAGCGAGGCAATGTTCCAGAGCGCATTGCCGTAAAGCAGGTGTGCCACACCAAGGCCACCCAGCGCCCAGATTACCGACATGATCGTCGCATTTCTGAGTGCGCCGCCGATCGAGCCGCCTTCGAGCGATTTCAGGATCATCGCCGGGCTGCGCTTGGAGCCGTCATTGGCCGCTTCCAGATTGGGGGATTTGGGTGCCTGTTCGGCAGGCGCGCGCGCAGCCTCGGGAGCAGGGGTCTGTCTGCTTGCTTCCTTCAATCTGGCCTCCGGCTGCTTTGGCGCTGCGGTCTTCCGCGATTCCGGCTTTTCTTCGAAAGCACCGAGCTGCAGGGCGTCTTCCAACGCCTGAAATGCAGTCTCGTCGACAGAGTCGCTGATCTTGTTATTCGCCATGCGGTTACGCCTCGTTACACATACGCCCGGCTTCATGCCGTTGGACCACTTGCAACCTGCAAGCGGACTGCCGCCATCATGCCGGCGGAACATTATCCCGTTAAAGGGAACAATTCCGCCATTTACCAAATCCCGAATTGCTGGTGGTCCAGCTTTCGGGCGAAATTACATCACTGTGCCGTAATAACAAAGCTTGCACTTAAGCCTCGTCTTAACGGCAGTACCGTAGTGACACATTTAGGTGTTCGAAACAATTAATGCGGATTTACGGCAGCAGCGAAGTGTCGGCTTTTTAACAGTTTTTAAACCTGAGTTTCGCTCTGAACGCCTTGTTTCGCATAAGTTTAACATAAATTAACCATAGCAGAAGATTTTCGCCCGCGTCACGCCGTAATTTAAGCCGATAGCACCGGTTTGGATGCGTAAATACGACACAGATGTGACACGAAACAGGAAACGGCGAGACAAGGAATTCCAGCCATGGCAGCGGTCAGTATTGCTTTCGAAGCTCCGGATAATTGCGGCGGTGCGCCGGCCGTTACGAAAAAGCCGATCGATTTCGATCATCTTGCCCGTCAGACGATGGGTGACAAGGATCTGGAAATCGAAGTCCTGCAACTGTTCAGCCGCAACGCCCGCGCCGCATTGCATGAAATTGCCGATGCTGACGACAAGGCCGTGCGGGCAACCGCCCACCGCCTGAAGGGCGCTGCGCAGGCCGTCGGCGCCCCGGCGGTTTCCGCCGCCGCAGCTGCGGTGGAGGACCAGGGCAAGGACAGCGCCGCGATTGCAAAACTCGCGGCAACCATCGTCGAGGCGGAAAACTTCATCCTCAAGCTCTGCCGCTGAGGCGGAGTTCATCAAATTTGTCATTTTACAAGGCCGGTTCCGCCTGTGCACCCTTGAAGCGGGTTGCCAAGGCGAACCGGCCTTTCTATGTGTTTAGAACAGTTCTTAGATCACCATTTTGGATTCCGGCATGACAAAACTGACCATCGTTGCCTTTGACGGCACGCCCCATGAACTCGATGTGAGCAACGGTTCCACCGTCATGGAGAACGCCGTGCGCAACTCCATTCCGGGCATCGATGCGGAATGTGGCGGCGCCTGTGCCTGCGCGACCTGTCATGTCTATGTTGATGACGCCTGGGCGGAGCGTGTCGGCGGGCCGGAGCCGATGGAAGAGGACATGCTGGATTTCGCCTTCGAAGTGCGCCCCACCTCGCGTCTCTCCTGTCAGATCAAGATGAATGACGAGCTTGACGGTCTTGTCGTTCACATTCCCGAACGCCAGGGCTGAAGGCTCTCCACTTTGTCGGCCGCAGAAAAAGCCCCGCTCACCAGATAGAGGAGAGCGGGGCGAGGCGGGTACGCAGCATGCAGGCGAGGGAGGAAACACCTGCGAGCCCTCAAGTGCGCACCGGGAGAACCGGAGAGGGTTTCAAGCGCCGGACCCGCTGCGGGCCACAACCGTTAAAAACCACATGAACAAGCTACAATGAGTCTCGGCGGCGGCACCATGACGAGAAGTCACGGGTGAGATCGGACATGACGTAACGTCATGTTTCCGTTGCGTTGCGCCTTTAATGGGAGGTGCGGCGAAGGCGGTTTACCGCCTGTTCTGCCCCTGTTCGAGCCGGTTTTTCAAAAGCCGGGTCATGCGGGCGTCGAAATTTTTCGATTCCACCACATCGAAACGCAGCTGGTCCCTGTCGTGTTCATCCATCACCGTCTGGGTGATCTTGCCGACCATTTCCTGAAGCGTCTCGCAATTTTTCTGCGGATGAAGGGCTGCCAGCTGCCTTTCGAGCGAACGGGCATGGGTGCGGGCGATTTCCGCGTGCCGTTCCTCATGGCGCTTGATATCGGCCAGCAGCGTATCCCAGATGAAGGCCAGCTCCGCCGTGGTGCGGCGGCGGTTTTTCCATCGCGGCAAAAGGATACGGGTGTTCAACAGAACCTTGGCCGTTCCAACACTGCACTGTCCGTTTTTTTCCACATAGGTGAGTTCGCCACCGAATTTAATCTCGGTCGCACCGGGATGGCGCGCGCCGGTGTTGCGCGTCAGCGGGCCATGCTTGGAAAGCTGCTGGTCGAGATCGGCGGCGGTTTTGCCGGTGATCGAAAAATAGGAATAGGTCTTGCGGACGATGGTGTCGGAAAAAGCCGGCCCGGCCGAAGAAAGTGCCAGCGCGCCCGCAAGGGCGACGCAAAGAGCACGTGATGATTTGGTCATGACCCGGCCTTCCGGTTGAACTTGAAAATCGTTTGCTGCATAGGCGGAGCGGAACCTATAAGAATTGGCATAACATTCCGTTATTCCCGAAAGGCGCGTGTTACGTGATAACAGCCGGCAGCAACGTGTGGCAAGCGGCCCATGGCCGCTCCCTGAAACTTGATGGGCGTGGCCGTATTATGGCCATCGTCAACGCCACGCCCGATTCATTTTCCGATGGCGGCCGTTTTCTCGCCGTCGATGCGGCTTTTTCCCATGCATTGAGCTGTGTGGAACAGGGCGCTGACATCATCGATATCGGCGGCGAATCCACCCGGCCGGGTGCGGCGGAGGTAACAGAGGCGCAGGAGCAGGATCGGGTACTGCCGGTCATCGAGAGGCTGCGCCGCGAGACGGACGTTCTGATTTCCGTCGATACCTATCGTGCGTCGACGGCAAGGCTTTCGATCGAAGCGGGCGCGCATATCGTCAATGATGTCTTCGGCCTGCAGAAGGATGCGGAAATGGCGGGCGTGGTCGCCGCCGCGTGCGCCGGCGTCTGCATCATGCATACCGGCCGCGACAGGCAAAAACGGGCCGATGTCATCGAGGACCAGTTCGAATTCCTCAATCGCTCGCTGGAGATTGCGCAGGATGCGGGTGTTGCCCGAGATGCCGTCGTGCTCGATCCCGGTTTCGGGTTTGCCAAGGACGAGCGCGAAAATGTCGAGCTTATGGCGCGATTCGGTGAGCTTGCCGCTTTTGGCCTGCCGGTTCTGGCCGGCACGTCGCGCAAGCGTTTCATCGGGTCGCTGACGGGCCGGGATGCGGCCCCCGAACGCGATATCGGAACGGCTGCGACAACAGCGATCCTGCGCCTTTCGGGTGCTTCGATTTTTCGCGTGCACAATGTCATTGCCACACGCGATGCACTGGCAATTGCCGATGCGGTTCTTGCCAAAGCGTCGGCAAAGGCCGATGCGTAGATCAACGAGTGCCGGAGCGCCGTGTCCCCGCAAGGGCGCGGCTTTCGGCGAAACATTCCTGCCATGGAGGCGATGCGATGAGCCGCTATACCATCATCCTGAAAAACTGTTCCTTTTTCGCCCGTCACGGCCTTCTCGAGCAGGAGGAGGTGCTGGGCCAGCGCTTTTTCGTCGATGCCGAGATGGAGGTCGAGGCGGGTGATGCGCTGGAAACCGACGAGATCGAAAATACCGTCGATTATGGTGTGGCCTTCGCCGTCATCGAAAAAATCGTCGTCGGGCAGCGCCGTTATCTCATCGAGGCGCTGGCGAACGATATCGCCAAGGCGCTGCGCGCCCGGTACCCGCAGATCGTCTGGTTGCGCATCACGGTGCGTAAACCGTCCGCTCCCGTTCCCGGCATTCTCGACTACGCGCAGGTGAGCGTTGAACACCGTGCCTGAAAATATGACCGTCGCCGCATTGGGTCTTGGCGGCAATATCGGCGATCCCGCCGCCGCGATGGCCAAGGCCTTGCACGAACTGGATATGCATGAAAATTGCCGCCTGCTGGCCGTCTCCGGTCTTTATCGCACGCCTCCCTGGGGCAAGACGGATCAGGCGGATTTCTTCAATTGCTGCGCGCTGGTCGAAACCTCGCTTACGGCGCCCGCGCTGCTGCAATTATGCCTCGACATTGAAAGGGGCATGAAGCGGGTACGCACGGAACGCTGGGGCCCGCGCACCATCGATATCGATGTGCTGACCTACGGCAATGAATCTATCGTAACGGAAAGCATCGAAGTGCCGCATCCGCGCATGACAGGGCGGGCTTTCGTGCTGATGCCGCTCGCCGAGATTGCCCCGGATATCGAGGTGAAGGGAAAGCCGGTGCGGGAATGGCTTCAGCAGGCGGATAGAAGCGGTATTGTCCACACAAACGAAAAGCGGGAGTGGTGGACACTCCCGCTCGGCAATGACTGATAGGATTATCGCGCTTAGGGCTTGATCGAACCGACGGCGAGCTGATCGATGTCGCGCGCCAGCGTCACACCGATGACGGGGATCATTTGGTCGGCGACCTTGACGGAAATGGTGATGTTCATGGAGTTGTCACTCGAGACGCGGGCAACCATGGCGCCATTGAGCTTGGAACGGTTGATGCCGACGACGACCTTGTCGCCGTTGACCTGTCCGGAGGTGATGTCCAGTCCCTTGCCTTCGGCGCCGTCGAGGAACTTGCCTTCGTAGCTGCTGCCCTTCTGGCTGATGATGGCGGACATGGGCTGGCTGAAGACGCCGACGCGGCAGGTGCCGCCAAGCTTGATGCCGGTCTTTTTGTCATCAAGCGGTTCGCCCGTCAGATCACAGGTGAATTTGGTGCCCTTGTATTTGCCCGCGACGATTTCGCCCGGACCTTTCCAGACGCCGGCCACCGAGCGGAAGAACACGTCGTCGCGATCGCGCGATGCGGCATGGACGTCAGACAGGCCGAAACCGCCGCTGACGGACAATATGGCGGCAAGTCCGCCCACAAGCGAAAAGAAGCGCGAATACATGATACTTTCCCCGGCGAAGAAGCCTGTTCGATAGGCGGCAATCTACCGGCGGAATGGTTAATGCTTGGTTTATTTCACCCGTATTTGCGGTTTCGTTCGTAACCTTTTGAACCGCGCATGTCCGGCCAATCAGGCTTTTTCACCGCTTTTTCCGCCGCTTAAATCGGGCGTGAGGTCGGACATGAAATCACCGATCCCCGGCCGCTTCACCGCACGAAACGGCAGCGGGCGGCAAAGGTCCATCGCTGCAATACCGATTCGCGCCGTCATCAGGCCGTTGATGACGCCTTCGCCGAGGCGGGCGGAAAGCTTCGAGGCAAGCCCGTGTCCAAGGACCTGCTGGGCGAGACCATCTCCAACCGCGATGGAACCCGTGACGGCCAGATGGGCGACGACGTCGCGCAACAGCCGGAGCATGCCGAGCGTACCGGGGCGGCCGCCATAAAGCTCCGCCA
The Agrobacterium cucumeris DNA segment above includes these coding regions:
- a CDS encoding 2Fe-2S iron-sulfur cluster-binding protein encodes the protein MTKLTIVAFDGTPHELDVSNGSTVMENAVRNSIPGIDAECGGACACATCHVYVDDAWAERVGGPEPMEEDMLDFAFEVRPTSRLSCQIKMNDELDGLVVHIPERQG
- a CDS encoding DUF922 domain-containing Zn-dependent protease: MTKSSRALCVALAGALALSSAGPAFSDTIVRKTYSYFSITGKTAADLDQQLSKHGPLTRNTGARHPGATEIKFGGELTYVEKNGQCSVGTAKVLLNTRILLPRWKNRRRTTAELAFIWDTLLADIKRHEERHAEIARTHARSLERQLAALHPQKNCETLQEMVGKITQTVMDEHDRDQLRFDVVESKNFDARMTRLLKNRLEQGQNRR
- the folK gene encoding 2-amino-4-hydroxy-6-hydroxymethyldihydropteridine diphosphokinase; protein product: MTVAALGLGGNIGDPAAAMAKALHELDMHENCRLLAVSGLYRTPPWGKTDQADFFNCCALVETSLTAPALLQLCLDIERGMKRVRTERWGPRTIDIDVLTYGNESIVTESIEVPHPRMTGRAFVLMPLAEIAPDIEVKGKPVREWLQQADRSGIVHTNEKREWWTLPLGND
- a CDS encoding Hpt domain-containing protein encodes the protein MAAVSIAFEAPDNCGGAPAVTKKPIDFDHLARQTMGDKDLEIEVLQLFSRNARAALHEIADADDKAVRATAHRLKGAAQAVGAPAVSAAAAAVEDQGKDSAAIAKLAATIVEAENFILKLCR
- the folP gene encoding dihydropteroate synthase, coding for MAIVNATPDSFSDGGRFLAVDAAFSHALSCVEQGADIIDIGGESTRPGAAEVTEAQEQDRVLPVIERLRRETDVLISVDTYRASTARLSIEAGAHIVNDVFGLQKDAEMAGVVAAACAGVCIMHTGRDRQKRADVIEDQFEFLNRSLEIAQDAGVARDAVVLDPGFGFAKDERENVELMARFGELAAFGLPVLAGTSRKRFIGSLTGRDAAPERDIGTAATTAILRLSGASIFRVHNVIATRDALAIADAVLAKASAKADA
- a CDS encoding PhzF family phenazine biosynthesis protein; the protein is MVLNYNIYDVFTETRMAGNPLAVMYDADDLDQATMQAIAREMNLSETVFVNRSGNPAHAASLRIFTPSGELPFAGHPTVGAAVAIAERNRKDGDDDVDMVCVLEEKVGPVRCAVKMRAGAVSFAEFDLPRKSSRVELPLDHAALADALGVSEGHLGFENHVPSIWTAGVPFLLVPLHNIAAVRDMDFDANLWLRTAPLVEGLLTAAYIYCRGGVNHAAKFHARMFSPDMGISEDPATGSAAAALSGAIHHFDGLTDGHYPLLIEQGVEMERPSHIHLRMDIKDGEIARARIGGHAVRVASGVFDI
- the folB gene encoding dihydroneopterin aldolase; the encoded protein is MSRYTIILKNCSFFARHGLLEQEEVLGQRFFVDAEMEVEAGDALETDEIENTVDYGVAFAVIEKIVVGQRRYLIEALANDIAKALRARYPQIVWLRITVRKPSAPVPGILDYAQVSVEHRA